From Sphingomonas nostoxanthinifaciens, a single genomic window includes:
- a CDS encoding response regulator, which yields MRGLIERPTPTASETLLLVDDDPPTRRSLQLRLRGCGYIVRAYGDGRNALADPIAQTAICLITDNEMASIDGISLMRSFRALGWLGVAILMTSIDGEEAKSEAIAAGFAAVIQKPIEGYRLVDVVDRALMHS from the coding sequence ATGAGAGGGCTAATCGAGCGACCTACTCCTACGGCTTCAGAAACACTTCTCCTAGTAGACGACGATCCGCCTACGCGAAGATCGCTCCAGCTTCGCCTTCGCGGATGCGGCTACATTGTTCGAGCTTATGGGGATGGCCGCAATGCTTTAGCGGATCCGATTGCGCAGACTGCAATTTGCCTCATTACGGATAATGAGATGGCGAGTATCGACGGTATATCTTTGATGCGATCGTTCAGGGCATTAGGATGGTTGGGTGTTGCTATCCTGATGACCAGCATCGATGGCGAAGAGGCGAAGTCCGAAGCGATAGCCGCGGGCTTCGCAGCAGTGATCCAGAAACCTATCGAGGGCTACCGGCTGGTCGATGTTGTCGATCGCGCCCTGATGCATAGCTGA
- a CDS encoding response regulator transcription factor, translating into MSDKPLVHLIDDEESVRRSTSFNLRVSGYEVKTYVSGIEFLKVAQSVMPGCVLLDIRMPDMDGLEVQEQLRARGIAMPVVVLTGHGDVPLAVRAMKAGAVDFLEKPFEKAVLVAAIARAVERLNDTGRRIEDRAEAQLCIGALTARERDVLEGLANGHPNKTIAYDLDISARTVEVHRANLMSKLRAQSLSEALRIAFAAGMPNEEH; encoded by the coding sequence TTGAGCGATAAGCCTCTTGTCCACCTCATAGACGACGAGGAATCGGTCCGGCGCTCCACGTCCTTCAATCTGCGGGTTTCGGGGTATGAGGTGAAGACATATGTTTCGGGAATCGAGTTTCTGAAAGTCGCCCAATCGGTAATGCCAGGGTGCGTGCTACTCGACATTCGTATGCCGGACATGGACGGCCTTGAGGTTCAAGAACAGCTTCGCGCGCGCGGCATCGCTATGCCGGTCGTGGTTCTGACAGGACATGGTGATGTTCCGCTGGCGGTGCGCGCGATGAAGGCGGGCGCGGTCGACTTCCTCGAAAAGCCGTTCGAGAAGGCCGTCTTGGTAGCGGCGATCGCGCGAGCCGTGGAGCGGCTCAACGACACTGGTCGGCGAATTGAGGATCGCGCGGAAGCACAGCTTTGTATCGGCGCTCTCACTGCGCGGGAGCGCGATGTCCTTGAAGGTTTGGCGAACGGGCATCCGAACAAGACCATCGCCTACGACCTCGACATCAGTGCGCGAACGGTGGAAGTCCACCGTGCCAACCTGATGAGCAAGCTTCGCGCGCAGAGCCTTTCCGAGGCGTTACGTATCGCGTTTGCTGCCGGCATGCCGAATGAGGAGCACTAG
- a CDS encoding PAS domain-containing sensor histidine kinase: MADDTPPMRPDVSIRPKRAQIYRHGGRIDSLAARAEVIAVELGLLIDSATNYAIYMLDAAGNVAVWNDGAERIKGWSEEEVLGQHCSIFYPQDEIASGRCESDLLRARTLGRIEEEAWRVKKDGSEFLAHVTITALTDDAGDLIGYGKVLRDITDQRAAERALEARESQLASILGTVPDAMIIIDDQGTVQSFSTAAERLFGYSEPEMLGKDIGILMPSPDRERHSGYISRYLATGEARIIGTTRRVIGQRKDGSTFPHELAIGEATGGGRRLFTGFIRDLTEREATQARLNALQAELIHVARVSAMGAMASTLAHELNQPITAVISYAEGARELLTEPNEDNVATVRDALSDAIAEAIRAGQIVRRLRAFVARGEVEKAIEDLPKLVEEACRLGLVGTRCDGVEVVMTLDPRASPVLVDRVQIQQVIVNLVRNAVEAMMDQPVRRITIETAFRLPNWAEVSVQDTGPGLAPEVAAELFRAFLSTKQEGMGLGLSICRTIVEAHGGRIGADACQDGGTRFHFTLMLAAEETSVER; the protein is encoded by the coding sequence ATGGCCGATGACACTCCACCTATGCGACCGGACGTATCCATCAGGCCAAAGCGGGCACAAATTTACCGCCACGGCGGGCGCATCGACAGTTTGGCGGCGCGTGCCGAAGTGATCGCGGTCGAGCTTGGGCTGCTCATCGACAGTGCGACGAACTACGCTATCTACATGCTCGACGCCGCCGGCAATGTCGCGGTTTGGAACGACGGTGCCGAGCGAATCAAGGGCTGGTCTGAAGAAGAAGTTCTCGGCCAGCATTGCTCGATCTTCTATCCACAGGACGAAATAGCATCTGGAAGGTGCGAAAGCGATCTTTTGCGCGCACGCACACTTGGTCGCATCGAAGAGGAAGCGTGGAGGGTCAAGAAGGATGGGTCGGAGTTTCTGGCTCATGTCACGATAACTGCCCTAACCGATGATGCGGGCGATCTGATCGGATACGGTAAAGTCTTGCGCGACATCACCGACCAGCGCGCAGCCGAGCGCGCGCTGGAGGCTAGGGAATCGCAACTTGCCTCCATCCTCGGCACCGTTCCCGATGCGATGATCATCATTGATGATCAGGGAACGGTCCAGTCGTTCAGTACCGCTGCCGAGCGCCTGTTTGGCTATTCAGAGCCGGAGATGCTCGGCAAGGATATAGGCATTCTCATGCCCTCGCCCGATCGCGAGCGACATTCGGGGTATATCTCGCGATACTTGGCAACTGGAGAAGCCCGCATCATCGGTACGACCCGTCGGGTTATCGGTCAGCGTAAGGACGGTTCGACGTTTCCGCACGAGCTGGCCATCGGGGAAGCGACCGGTGGGGGACGCCGGCTATTTACCGGGTTCATTCGGGATCTGACGGAACGGGAAGCGACGCAAGCGCGGCTCAACGCGCTCCAAGCCGAGCTCATCCATGTTGCCAGGGTCAGCGCGATGGGGGCAATGGCTTCGACCCTCGCTCATGAACTCAATCAACCAATAACCGCTGTGATCTCCTACGCGGAGGGCGCCCGCGAGCTGCTTACCGAGCCTAACGAGGACAATGTCGCCACTGTGCGCGACGCACTTTCAGATGCCATTGCGGAGGCAATTCGTGCAGGGCAGATCGTGCGCCGCCTGCGGGCTTTCGTTGCCCGCGGCGAAGTAGAGAAGGCGATCGAGGATCTGCCGAAGCTGGTGGAAGAAGCGTGCAGGCTCGGCCTGGTCGGCACGCGGTGCGACGGCGTCGAGGTGGTCATGACCCTCGACCCGCGCGCCAGCCCGGTTCTGGTAGACCGCGTTCAGATCCAGCAAGTGATCGTCAATCTCGTGCGGAATGCGGTAGAGGCGATGATGGACCAGCCGGTGCGCCGGATTACGATTGAGACGGCCTTCCGGTTGCCCAACTGGGCAGAGGTTTCGGTGCAAGACACCGGCCCCGGCCTCGCACCGGAGGTGGCTGCGGAGCTGTTTCGCGCCTTTCTGAGTACGAAACAGGAGGGTATGGGCTTGGGATTGTCGATTTGCCGCACAATCGTCGAAGCGCATGGCGGGCGCATCGGAGCGGACGCTTGCCAGGACGGCGGCACGCGCTTCCATTTTACATTGATGCTGGCAGCCGAGGAGACAAGCGTTGAGCGATAA
- a CDS encoding acetate/propionate family kinase, translating into MGEILCLNAGSSSLKFAVFASVPVARRIVAGQIEDIGLEPHLILRDAEGATIAEQRWPEANKATHETLLVTLLDQIEEQFARELVAVGHRVVHGGSDFTAPVRIDSDVLSRLDALCPLAPLHQSHNLSAVRTIMAARPGLPQIACFDTAFHHGQPAVATRLALPRVLTAAGMRRYGFHGISYEYIARRLGELDPRFGGRVIVAHLGNGASLCAMQNGRSVDTTMGFTALDGLVMGTRCGALDPGAVLFLLQEKNMIPDAVEHLLYNESGLLGVSGLSSDMRVLLDSDAPFAREAIELFVWQIARQASALIASLGGLDGLVFTAGIGENAPAIRSLVGQRLGWLGLEIDEKANDRGDPVISAPSSRVTVRVIPTDEERMIAFHTAERIGCARTMAKN; encoded by the coding sequence ATGGGCGAGATTCTCTGCCTCAATGCCGGGTCGTCGAGCCTGAAGTTCGCGGTTTTCGCTTCTGTCCCGGTGGCTCGGCGGATTGTCGCAGGCCAGATCGAGGATATCGGCCTCGAACCGCATCTGATCCTGCGCGACGCAGAAGGCGCGACAATCGCAGAACAACGCTGGCCCGAGGCCAACAAAGCCACGCATGAGACCCTCCTTGTAACTCTGCTGGATCAAATCGAAGAACAGTTCGCCAGGGAGCTGGTCGCCGTGGGCCACCGAGTCGTGCATGGCGGCTCGGACTTTACCGCACCGGTGCGGATCGACTCCGATGTGCTTTCACGCCTTGATGCGCTTTGTCCACTAGCGCCGCTACACCAATCCCACAATCTATCTGCGGTCCGAACGATCATGGCCGCGCGCCCCGGCTTGCCTCAGATCGCCTGCTTCGACACGGCCTTCCATCATGGGCAACCCGCAGTTGCCACGCGCCTCGCGTTGCCTCGCGTCCTCACGGCGGCAGGCATGCGGCGCTATGGTTTTCATGGTATCTCGTATGAGTATATTGCCCGTCGACTGGGCGAGTTAGATCCGCGCTTCGGCGGACGCGTCATCGTCGCGCATCTTGGTAATGGCGCGAGCCTTTGCGCTATGCAAAACGGACGAAGCGTCGATACCACAATGGGTTTTACCGCGCTGGACGGCCTTGTGATGGGCACCCGTTGCGGCGCGCTCGATCCCGGCGCCGTGCTTTTTCTCCTTCAAGAGAAAAACATGATCCCCGATGCTGTCGAACATCTGCTCTATAACGAATCCGGTTTGCTCGGTGTCTCAGGCCTGTCCAGTGACATGCGCGTGTTGCTCGATAGCGATGCCCCGTTCGCACGCGAGGCGATTGAGCTGTTCGTTTGGCAAATTGCGCGCCAAGCTAGCGCACTCATCGCCTCGCTCGGCGGACTGGACGGGCTCGTGTTCACGGCCGGTATCGGGGAGAACGCGCCGGCAATCCGTTCGCTCGTCGGCCAGCGCCTTGGATGGCTGGGTCTGGAGATCGACGAGAAGGCAAATGATAGAGGGGATCCCGTTATCAGCGCACCTTCCAGCCGCGTTACAGTTCGCGTCATCCCGACAGATGAGGAACGGATGATTGCGTTCCATACCGCCGAGCGGATTGGTTGCGCGCGGACCATGGCCAAGAATTGA
- a CDS encoding NAD(P)H-dependent oxidoreductase: protein MPHPPAFYSPRHVIVLAHPSRNSFNGLIADAYCDAVRSCGQEAIVRDLYGIGFDPVLKEHERPGRQSFVPSKDVEAEHDAIRGSDVFVMVYPIWFGMPPAMMKGYVDRVLGAGVTPQGVRDRTAMTLMKGQRLVNITSSGASKKWLNAQDQIESLRSVLGRYLLHAFQISDYQDIHFGETVEGLDQEYVDQNLRVVDDRARRICATITAERAAQASRGNDLPAHRAGK, encoded by the coding sequence ATGCCACATCCGCCTGCTTTCTATAGCCCACGGCACGTCATTGTGCTCGCACACCCGAGCCGTAACAGCTTCAACGGTCTGATTGCCGACGCATATTGCGACGCCGTGCGCTCTTGCGGTCAGGAAGCCATTGTGCGGGATCTTTACGGTATCGGTTTCGACCCCGTGCTCAAGGAACACGAGCGACCCGGTCGACAAAGCTTCGTGCCCTCGAAAGACGTCGAAGCCGAGCATGACGCGATCAGGGGCAGTGACGTCTTCGTGATGGTATACCCGATTTGGTTCGGCATGCCGCCAGCTATGATGAAGGGCTATGTCGACCGCGTTCTCGGCGCGGGGGTTACGCCACAGGGCGTCCGAGATCGGACCGCCATGACGCTGATGAAAGGGCAACGGCTCGTCAACATCACATCGTCGGGAGCGAGCAAGAAATGGCTTAACGCGCAGGACCAAATAGAGTCCTTGCGGAGCGTGCTCGGCCGCTATCTGCTACACGCCTTCCAGATAAGTGACTATCAGGATATTCATTTCGGAGAGACTGTGGAAGGACTGGATCAGGAGTATGTTGACCAGAACTTACGGGTCGTCGACGACCGCGCGCGCAGGATTTGCGCGACCATCACCGCCGAGCGAGCAGCGCAAGCATCGCGAGGCAATGATCTTCCTGCCCATAGAGCGGGCAAATAA
- a CDS encoding NAD(P)H-dependent oxidoreductase: MSQQAFASPRHVVVLAHPNADSFNASVVRTYCETACSCGQETIVRDLYAMDFNPVLTDDERPQKQGVRLSPDVEAELAVIRGADIYTFVYPIWFAMPPAMMIGYIDRVIGAGVTARAIQDRAGESVLSGQHMLNITSSATRDVWLDEQGQVQSLRTLVGDYLRNALAARSCEHLHLGGVVEGNSKRFVDQALYEVFERARKVCAMLAAERHAGSNRQFSADRS, encoded by the coding sequence ATGTCTCAGCAAGCCTTCGCCTCGCCCCGTCACGTTGTCGTGCTCGCGCACCCGAACGCCGACAGCTTTAATGCCAGCGTGGTCCGTACCTATTGCGAGACTGCCTGCTCATGTGGGCAAGAGACGATCGTTCGCGATCTCTACGCGATGGATTTCAACCCGGTTCTAACGGACGACGAACGGCCTCAGAAGCAAGGCGTTCGGCTGTCGCCAGACGTCGAGGCCGAACTGGCAGTTATTCGCGGCGCGGACATCTATACTTTTGTGTATCCCATCTGGTTCGCCATGCCCCCCGCAATGATGATCGGCTACATTGACCGTGTGATTGGAGCGGGCGTCACAGCGCGTGCGATCCAAGATCGTGCAGGGGAAAGCGTGCTGAGTGGACAGCATATGCTTAACATCACGAGCTCGGCCACGCGCGACGTCTGGCTCGATGAGCAAGGTCAGGTCCAATCGCTTCGAACCTTGGTTGGCGACTATCTTCGCAACGCCCTCGCCGCGCGTTCGTGCGAACATCTCCATCTCGGCGGAGTCGTCGAAGGAAATTCAAAGCGCTTCGTCGATCAGGCTCTTTATGAAGTGTTCGAACGCGCGAGGAAGGTTTGTGCCATGCTCGCGGCGGAGCGGCACGCGGGATCGAACAGGCAATTCTCAGCGGATCGCAGCTGA
- a CDS encoding phosphoketolase family protein has translation MTEVANPGFTHSDAVGPLDRDELRWTDAWWRAANYLNVGQIYLSANPLLREPLTVDHIKPRLLGHWGTSPGLNLVYVHLNRLIRKYALDAIYMAGPGHGGPALIANVWLEGSYTDFYPTITRDEPGMLRLFRQFSTPGGVPSHVSVPTPGSIHEGGELGYVLLHAFGAVMDNPDLLVAAVVGDGESETGPLAGSWKGVDFLNPIRDGAVLPILHLNGHKISGPTVWARHSDADLAKFFEGQGYAPVFVEGEDPVLVHQQFAGALETAVLQIRDIQSHARADGLKDRPVWPLIVLRTPKGWTGPKVVDGVKIEGTFRAHQVPVSEVRSNPEHLRILEDWMRSYRPDELFDARGRLQPEIAALAPEGDRRMGSNPQANGGLLTKALKLPTYSDYQIRFVRRAAERLGSTAVLGQYLRDIYRDNPHNFRLFCPDETNSNRLGAVFDVTDRCLVSEIETGDDHISHDGRVMEVLSEHCCHGWLEGYTLTGRHGLFATYEAFAMIIDSMAMQHAKWIEHARRVSWRADVPSLNYLLTSTCWRNDHNGFSHQGPGFIDTIIHRKPVVARVYLPPDANCLLSVADHCFQSRNYLNLIVIDKQPQLQWLTMEEADAHCARGVSIWDMYSNQADTPDIVLACAGDVPTQETIAAAWMLRRFAPDLKVRVVNVVDLMRLCPADRHPHGMSDADFIEIFTGNVPVVLAFHGYPGVIHDLLHGRSAHDRFHVRGYLEEGTTTTPFDMVVLNEMSRLHLCLDVLRYVPGALAANGALVRHCNDLLERHETYIREHFDDLPEIRDWIWSDRDDEGDNCIAYPQSGLRTDF, from the coding sequence ATGACCGAGGTCGCAAATCCAGGTTTTACCCACTCCGACGCCGTAGGCCCGCTCGATCGAGATGAACTACGCTGGACGGACGCGTGGTGGCGGGCCGCCAATTACCTGAACGTTGGACAAATCTATCTCTCGGCCAATCCGCTGCTGCGTGAACCGCTGACGGTCGACCATATCAAGCCGAGGTTGCTTGGCCATTGGGGCACCTCACCGGGTCTCAATCTTGTTTATGTCCACCTCAACCGGCTGATCCGCAAATATGCGCTTGATGCGATCTATATGGCTGGGCCGGGCCATGGCGGCCCCGCCCTCATCGCCAACGTCTGGCTGGAAGGAAGCTATACCGACTTCTACCCGACAATCACGCGGGACGAACCTGGAATGCTTCGCCTGTTCCGCCAATTTTCGACACCGGGCGGAGTGCCGAGCCACGTCAGCGTCCCGACACCTGGATCGATCCATGAGGGCGGCGAACTCGGATATGTGCTCCTCCACGCCTTTGGGGCGGTCATGGACAATCCCGACCTGTTAGTGGCGGCGGTGGTTGGAGACGGCGAATCTGAGACTGGCCCCTTGGCCGGAAGCTGGAAGGGCGTCGATTTCCTCAATCCGATCCGCGACGGTGCGGTGCTGCCGATCCTCCATCTCAACGGCCATAAGATATCCGGCCCGACCGTTTGGGCGCGTCATAGTGACGCCGATCTTGCCAAGTTTTTCGAAGGCCAGGGTTATGCGCCGGTTTTTGTTGAGGGCGAAGATCCGGTCCTCGTTCATCAACAGTTTGCCGGGGCATTGGAGACGGCAGTTCTGCAGATCCGAGATATCCAGAGCCACGCTCGCGCGGACGGCTTGAAGGACCGTCCGGTCTGGCCGCTGATCGTGCTGAGGACGCCGAAAGGGTGGACGGGTCCCAAAGTCGTTGATGGCGTGAAAATCGAAGGCACGTTTCGCGCGCATCAGGTTCCGGTCTCCGAAGTGCGGTCAAATCCTGAACATCTTCGTATCCTGGAAGACTGGATGCGAAGTTATCGTCCCGACGAGTTGTTCGATGCTCGGGGGCGGCTCCAGCCTGAGATCGCTGCGCTGGCGCCGGAGGGCGACCGGCGCATGGGCTCCAATCCGCAGGCCAACGGCGGCCTTTTGACCAAAGCTCTCAAGCTTCCGACTTATAGCGACTATCAAATCCGGTTCGTCCGACGCGCCGCGGAGCGGCTCGGATCCACCGCCGTTCTTGGCCAGTATCTGCGCGATATCTATCGCGATAATCCCCACAATTTTCGTCTTTTTTGCCCAGACGAAACCAATTCGAACCGGCTGGGCGCGGTCTTCGACGTTACCGATCGCTGCCTTGTGAGCGAGATCGAAACCGGTGACGACCACATATCCCATGATGGCCGCGTGATGGAGGTATTGAGCGAGCATTGCTGCCATGGTTGGCTTGAAGGCTACACCCTGACCGGCCGGCACGGCTTGTTTGCGACCTACGAAGCTTTTGCGATGATCATCGATTCCATGGCGATGCAGCATGCCAAGTGGATTGAACATGCCCGCCGTGTGTCTTGGCGGGCTGATGTTCCCTCACTCAACTATTTGCTCACGTCAACCTGCTGGCGCAACGACCATAATGGCTTCAGTCATCAGGGGCCTGGTTTCATTGATACAATCATTCACCGCAAACCAGTGGTTGCGCGTGTATATCTTCCGCCGGACGCCAATTGCCTGCTATCGGTCGCCGATCACTGCTTCCAGAGCCGCAACTATTTGAACCTTATAGTCATCGACAAGCAGCCGCAGCTGCAATGGCTGACGATGGAGGAGGCCGACGCGCATTGCGCGCGAGGAGTGAGCATCTGGGACATGTACAGCAACCAGGCCGACACGCCAGACATCGTCCTTGCTTGCGCCGGAGACGTTCCAACACAGGAGACCATCGCAGCGGCCTGGATGTTGAGGCGCTTCGCCCCCGATCTCAAGGTGCGGGTTGTCAATGTCGTCGATCTCATGCGGCTCTGCCCGGCCGATCGACATCCGCATGGGATGAGCGATGCAGACTTCATTGAAATTTTCACAGGCAATGTCCCCGTGGTGTTGGCTTTTCACGGCTATCCCGGTGTCATCCACGATCTCCTGCATGGGCGATCCGCGCATGACCGTTTCCACGTTCGCGGCTATTTGGAAGAAGGCACCACCACCACGCCTTTTGACATGGTAGTTCTCAATGAGATGAGCCGGCTTCACCTTTGCCTCGATGTCCTCCGCTACGTGCCAGGTGCGCTTGCGGCCAATGGTGCGCTGGTGCGCCACTGCAATGACCTGCTCGAACGGCACGAAACCTATATCCGAGAGCATTTCGACGACCTTCCCGAAATCAGGGACTGGATCTGGTCCGACCGAGACGACGAGGGCGACAACTGTATCGCATATCCGCAGTCCGGTTTACGAACCGATTTCTGA
- a CDS encoding heavy metal translocating P-type ATPase, with amino-acid sequence MSMVRDPVCGMTIDAAATPHRADYNGQTYQFCSAGCRSKFAALPAKYVNAKLAQVPSPAPASVWTCPMHAEIRRPGPGSCPICGMALEPAEPSADEGPSAELADFTRRLWVSAVLAVPILLLSMGAEMTGLHLVPKLWSSWMQLALTAPIVLWAGLPFFQRGWASLESRRFNMFTLIAVGVGAAFLYSLVATVVPGAFPASIRVHGGTVPVYYEAAGVVVALVLLGQVLELRARAATGRAIRALLNLAPKTARRIAADGAESDVLLGAVATGDHLRVRPGEAIPVDGVVLAGRSSVDESMLTGEPAPVPKAPGAALTGGAVNGTGSLIMEAKAIGSETMLARIVSMVAEAQRSRAPIQAVADRISAWFVPLVLFVAVLTFVVWNLIGPEPRFGHALLNAIAVLIIACPCALGLATPMSIMVGTGRGAKAGVLVKNAEALQALDSVDTLVMDKTGTLTEGKPKLVAVEPVQGFASAELLVLAAAVEARSEHPLAAAILAGARERGLAFESVENFDSQTGTGISGTVGGRLVVVGNVAQMRHVGASVDTLALRAEQHRSDGAGVILIAVDGRAAGLIVVADPIKPSAREAIAALRAEGLRIVMLTGDGRGTAQAVANAIGGIDEVHADLRPADKAGIVSELKAKGARVAMAGDGINDAPALAAADVGVAMGTGTDVAIESAGLTLTKGDLSAMVRARRLARATMANIRQNLFFSFLFNGVGIPIAAGVLYPIAGILLSPMLAGAAMALSSFIVVANALRLNNVRLEK; translated from the coding sequence ATGTCGATGGTGAGGGATCCGGTCTGCGGGATGACCATCGACGCGGCGGCGACGCCGCACCGCGCCGATTACAACGGTCAAACCTACCAATTCTGCAGTGCGGGCTGTCGCTCGAAGTTCGCAGCCTTGCCGGCGAAATATGTCAATGCCAAGCTCGCTCAAGTACCTTCACCTGCGCCGGCCTCGGTTTGGACGTGTCCGATGCATGCCGAGATCCGACGTCCGGGACCCGGATCATGCCCGATCTGCGGGATGGCGCTCGAGCCCGCGGAGCCTAGCGCCGACGAAGGCCCCAGCGCCGAACTGGCCGATTTCACCCGCCGATTATGGGTGAGCGCCGTGCTTGCGGTACCAATCCTGCTGCTGTCGATGGGCGCTGAGATGACGGGGCTGCATCTCGTCCCGAAGCTCTGGTCGTCATGGATGCAGCTCGCGCTGACCGCGCCAATCGTGCTGTGGGCAGGCTTGCCCTTTTTCCAGCGCGGTTGGGCATCGCTTGAGAGCCGCCGCTTCAACATGTTCACGCTGATCGCGGTCGGGGTCGGCGCGGCGTTCCTGTACAGCTTAGTCGCAACCGTCGTGCCCGGCGCATTCCCTGCAAGCATTCGCGTGCATGGTGGAACGGTTCCCGTCTATTATGAGGCGGCCGGCGTCGTGGTTGCGCTCGTGCTGCTCGGTCAGGTGCTAGAATTGCGCGCCCGTGCGGCAACTGGCCGGGCAATACGCGCACTGCTCAATCTGGCCCCCAAGACTGCGCGGCGCATCGCCGCGGACGGGGCCGAAAGCGACGTATTGCTGGGTGCGGTCGCAACGGGAGATCACCTGCGCGTGCGACCGGGCGAAGCAATCCCGGTCGATGGCGTGGTCCTTGCTGGCCGGTCTTCGGTCGATGAATCGATGCTCACCGGCGAGCCCGCTCCAGTGCCAAAAGCGCCCGGCGCGGCACTGACCGGAGGCGCGGTTAACGGCACCGGCAGCCTAATCATGGAGGCAAAGGCGATCGGCTCCGAGACTATGCTCGCCCGCATTGTCTCGATGGTGGCTGAGGCACAGCGCAGCCGAGCACCCATCCAGGCCGTGGCTGACCGGATCTCCGCGTGGTTCGTGCCGTTGGTGCTATTCGTTGCGGTCCTGACGTTCGTCGTCTGGAATTTGATCGGCCCGGAACCGCGCTTTGGCCACGCTCTGTTAAACGCCATCGCCGTCCTCATAATCGCCTGTCCCTGCGCACTTGGTCTCGCCACGCCAATGTCGATCATGGTGGGCACCGGACGCGGCGCTAAAGCGGGTGTGCTTGTCAAGAATGCCGAAGCACTGCAAGCTCTCGACTCCGTAGACACGCTGGTGATGGACAAGACCGGCACGCTGACCGAGGGCAAACCGAAACTGGTCGCGGTAGAGCCGGTACAAGGGTTCGCGAGTGCCGAACTCTTGGTACTGGCGGCGGCCGTCGAAGCTCGATCGGAGCATCCGCTTGCTGCGGCGATTCTCGCCGGTGCGCGTGAGCGCGGGCTTGCCTTTGAATCGGTCGAGAACTTCGATTCCCAAACGGGGACAGGCATCAGCGGCACAGTTGGCGGCCGCTTGGTTGTCGTTGGTAATGTTGCGCAGATGCGCCATGTCGGGGCATCGGTCGATACCCTGGCATTGCGGGCCGAACAGCACCGCAGCGACGGTGCGGGCGTGATACTAATTGCAGTCGACGGGCGCGCTGCAGGACTGATCGTCGTCGCCGACCCGATCAAGCCTTCAGCCCGCGAGGCCATCGCCGCGCTGCGCGCGGAGGGGCTGCGCATCGTGATGCTGACCGGCGACGGACGCGGTACTGCGCAAGCGGTGGCGAACGCCATCGGCGGGATCGATGAGGTCCATGCTGATCTCCGCCCCGCCGATAAGGCCGGGATAGTAAGCGAACTTAAGGCGAAGGGCGCACGGGTGGCGATGGCGGGCGACGGCATCAACGACGCGCCCGCACTCGCCGCCGCCGACGTTGGCGTGGCGATGGGCACTGGGACCGACGTCGCGATTGAGAGCGCTGGACTAACGCTGACCAAAGGCGACCTGTCAGCGATGGTCCGCGCACGGCGCCTTGCCCGCGCGACGATGGCAAACATTCGCCAGAACCTGTTCTTCTCCTTTTTGTTTAATGGCGTCGGCATACCGATTGCGGCAGGTGTACTTTATCCAATAGCCGGGATTCTTCTGTCTCCGATGTTAGCAGGGGCTGCGATGGCGCTATCGTCGTTTATCGTGGTCGCAAACGCGCTTCGATTGAATAATGTACGCCTCGAGAAGTGA